The Juglans microcarpa x Juglans regia isolate MS1-56 chromosome 8D, Jm3101_v1.0, whole genome shotgun sequence genomic sequence CGTCTGCTTTGGTCGCGCTTCCCCAGGGCTTGACACCCCCTCGCCTCTTAAAGTGGGCCCTGCCCAACATCAAGATGTCTTGCCAGAGCCTCTTACTTCTGATAATGGCAAGGATTGTACCACTGATCCAGATTATGACAATAATGCAAGAAAGGTAGCTATTAGAAGTAGCTTGAAGAAGCCATTATCAGACAAACCCCCTGTTTCTGTTGAGAACACTAGTGAACGCGAAGCATTGGGTGAAAAAGGTAGTGATATCCCTGGTCATACTGAAAGGAGGAAAGTGCAGTGGACAGATGCCTGTGGGAGTGAGCTCGTTGAGATCAGGGAATTTGAGCCCAGGTATGGAAATTCTTGTACTTCTTATTCAGAAAATGTGATTTATACTCAATTATTTGCATTTTAAGTACTTTTTGGAGTCCTCCCATCTTCCTTTATCTCTCCAATGATGTATGTGGTCATGGACGTCTCCTAAACATGTTAGAAAGTCTAggtatgttaatatttgtgtcaTTGATGCTAAGCTAATAAATTGTGTCTAGGAGTTCTCAGT encodes the following:
- the LOC121243521 gene encoding uncharacterized protein LOC121243521, whose amino-acid sequence is MLLAVEGGGFFSSSASGYSKGLALLLLGQKNEDKPMRVSPWNQYQLVDQESDPNLQLASTKNWLSRGCASFVCFGRASPGLDTPSPLKVGPAQHQDVLPEPLTSDNGKDCTTDPDYDNNARKVAIRSSLKKPLSDKPPVSVENTSEREALGEKGSDIPGHTERRKVQWTDACGSELVEIREFEPSEVDGSDDEFDNGNERNCSCAIM